A stretch of Mucilaginibacter terrae DNA encodes these proteins:
- a CDS encoding OmpH family outer membrane protein has protein sequence MKKLLLTLIIAIAAVSGAWAQRFAYVDSDYILKHIPEYASSQKQLAAISDQFQKEVDGRFQEIDRLYKAYQADQVLMTPDMKKRREAEIVDKEKAAKDFQRSKFGPDGELSQRSSSLVKPIQDRVSKAIQAVAENENLDMIFDKNSEVMMLYANPRYNKSDAVITRLGLKPGAFAR, from the coding sequence TGAAAAAGTTATTATTAACCTTAATAATTGCAATAGCAGCGGTATCAGGAGCATGGGCGCAACGTTTCGCCTATGTAGACTCTGATTACATACTGAAACATATTCCTGAATATGCATCGAGCCAAAAGCAACTGGCAGCCATATCAGATCAGTTTCAGAAAGAGGTTGACGGCCGTTTCCAGGAAATTGACCGGCTGTACAAAGCCTACCAGGCCGACCAGGTATTAATGACCCCTGATATGAAAAAGCGTCGCGAAGCCGAAATTGTTGACAAGGAGAAAGCCGCTAAAGATTTTCAGCGTTCAAAATTTGGACCTGATGGAGAATTATCGCAACGTAGCAGCTCATTGGTTAAACCAATTCAGGATAGAGTGTCTAAAGCTATACAAGCAGTGGCCGAAAACGAAAACCTGGATATGATATTTGATAAAAATAGCGAGGTAATGATGCTTTATGCTAATCCACGTTACAATAAAAGCGATGCGGTTATCACTCGTTTAGGTTTAAAACCCGGCGCATTTGCGAGGTAA
- a CDS encoding OmpH family outer membrane protein: MKKLFKVALVAVFMLATAGFAKAQTKIGYIDFNGVIEAMPDLKPIQAQIQAYQKTFIDQSQSMQTELQSKGAAYEKNSKTMTDAARTAAENELQDLQKRIQDFNNNAQQQVQAKSSELFKPVSDKAKAAITAVAKEKGYTYVLDTQSTGLIVSPPGDDLMPAVKLKLGLK; the protein is encoded by the coding sequence ATGAAAAAGTTATTTAAAGTTGCTTTAGTTGCGGTTTTTATGTTAGCAACGGCGGGTTTTGCTAAAGCACAAACTAAAATTGGTTATATTGATTTTAACGGCGTTATTGAAGCAATGCCCGATTTAAAACCAATACAAGCACAAATTCAGGCTTACCAAAAAACCTTTATCGATCAGTCGCAAAGCATGCAAACTGAACTGCAAAGTAAAGGTGCTGCTTATGAAAAAAACAGCAAAACTATGACCGATGCTGCACGTACTGCTGCCGAAAACGAATTGCAGGACTTGCAAAAACGTATTCAGGATTTTAACAACAATGCTCAGCAACAAGTACAAGCTAAAAGCTCTGAGTTGTTTAAACCTGTTAGCGATAAAGCTAAAGCTGCTATTACTGCAGTAGCTAAAGAAAAAGGTTATACTTATGTATTAGATACTCAATCAACCGGTTTAATCGTATCGCCTCCGGGAGACGACCTGATGCCGGCCGTTAAATTGAAATTGGGTTTAAAATAA
- the murI gene encoding glutamate racemase produces MQSTMPIGVFDSGIGGLTVFRSIVEKLPAYDYVYLGDNSRAPYGNRSFNTIHQYTWECVQWLFKQGCPLVILACNTASAKALRTIQQKDMIANYADKRVLGVIRPTAEVIGNYSQTKQIGVLGTTGTVQSESYLIEINKFFPDVKVHQQACPLWVPLIENGEYNKPGADYYVQMYLAQILAQAPDIDTLLLACTHYPLLQDKIQQHLPTGIKVVTQGDIVAESLSGYLTRHTEIEQNITRTGTRHFYTTSDDTQDFDKHASMFFASEVKSEYTSLR; encoded by the coding sequence ATGCAATCTACCATGCCTATAGGTGTATTTGATTCGGGGATTGGCGGGCTAACCGTGTTCCGATCCATAGTTGAAAAGTTACCCGCTTACGATTATGTATACCTGGGCGATAACAGCCGCGCACCATATGGCAACCGGTCCTTCAATACCATACATCAGTACACCTGGGAATGCGTACAATGGTTGTTTAAGCAGGGCTGCCCGCTGGTAATACTGGCCTGCAACACAGCATCGGCTAAAGCGCTGCGCACTATTCAGCAAAAAGATATGATTGCCAATTATGCCGATAAACGCGTACTTGGAGTAATACGGCCAACTGCCGAAGTGATTGGCAATTACAGCCAAACCAAACAAATAGGGGTGCTGGGCACCACCGGAACAGTTCAATCCGAATCGTATTTGATCGAGATCAATAAGTTTTTCCCCGATGTAAAAGTTCACCAGCAGGCCTGCCCGCTTTGGGTACCTTTGATTGAGAACGGAGAATATAACAAACCCGGTGCCGATTATTACGTACAAATGTACCTGGCCCAAATACTGGCGCAAGCGCCCGATATTGATACCCTATTGCTGGCCTGTACACATTACCCTTTATTGCAGGATAAAATTCAGCAACATTTGCCCACAGGCATTAAAGTAGTAACTCAGGGCGATATTGTGGCCGAAAGCCTGTCCGGGTATCTTACCCGCCACACCGAAATTGAGCAGAACATAACCCGCACCGGTACCCGGCACTTTTACACCACCAGTGATGATACCCAGGATTTCGACAAACACGCCTCCATGTTTTTCGCATCAGAGGTGAAGTCGGAGTACACTTCGTTGAGGTGA